In Thermosipho affectus, a genomic segment contains:
- a CDS encoding alanine/ornithine racemase family PLP-dependent enzyme, with protein sequence MKFPRLVISLKKIEENAKKVLDMLNKHNIELVAVTKLVLGDPKIAKTLKDVGIQKIGESRLDNIEKMIKNKISGPFQLLRIPMLSELDKAVLLVDEILISDETTALKIDEIAQKYDKNIELIYMIDVGDLREGVWFENACKTIENIAKKLKMAKLSGIGTNVGCFGGILPTKDNLNTLVGIKKYLDDKLNTNLKISGGSTVTLKLIESGELPEKINQFRIGEGILLGTDATGHRDIPYLSQNTVILEAEVIEVDYKPSVPVGKIGRDSMGRIPEFEDKGWRKRIILAIGEQDIDPNGLKPFDKRLEVLHASSDHTIIDYTESEVNYKIGDILKFKLSYGAALRAFTSPFVKKIYQ encoded by the coding sequence GTGAAATTTCCCAGGTTAGTTATTAGTTTAAAAAAAATAGAAGAAAATGCAAAAAAAGTATTAGACATGTTAAACAAACACAATATAGAACTTGTCGCTGTTACGAAATTGGTATTGGGTGATCCAAAAATTGCTAAAACACTTAAAGATGTGGGAATCCAAAAAATTGGTGAATCAAGACTTGATAATATTGAAAAAATGATCAAAAACAAAATTTCAGGTCCATTTCAACTTCTTAGAATACCTATGCTTTCAGAACTTGATAAAGCAGTCCTTTTGGTTGATGAAATATTAATTTCCGATGAAACAACTGCATTAAAAATTGATGAAATAGCACAAAAATATGATAAAAATATTGAATTGATATACATGATAGATGTGGGAGATTTAAGAGAAGGTGTATGGTTTGAAAATGCATGTAAAACAATTGAAAATATAGCCAAAAAGCTTAAAATGGCAAAATTAAGTGGCATTGGAACAAATGTAGGATGTTTTGGTGGTATACTCCCAACAAAAGATAATTTAAACACACTTGTTGGAATTAAAAAATATTTAGATGATAAATTAAACACTAATTTAAAAATTTCCGGCGGAAGTACTGTAACACTAAAATTAATTGAAAGTGGAGAACTTCCCGAAAAAATCAATCAATTTAGAATTGGAGAAGGTATCTTACTTGGAACAGATGCAACCGGTCATAGAGATATCCCCTATTTATCTCAAAACACGGTCATATTAGAAGCAGAAGTAATTGAAGTTGATTACAAACCATCTGTACCAGTAGGGAAAATAGGAAGAGATTCAATGGGAAGAATTCCAGAATTTGAAGACAAGGGATGGCGAAAAAGAATTATTCTTGCAATAGGAGAACAAGATATAGATCCAAATGGATTAAAACCTTTCGACAAAAGACTTGAAGTTTTGCACGCCTCAAGTGATCACACAATAATAGATTACACCGAATCTGAAGTGAATTATAAAATTGGAGATATATTAAAATTCAAATTATCATATGGAGCAGCACTACGTGCATTTACAAGCCCTTTTGTAAAAAAAATATACCAATAA